Proteins from a single region of Rhodovibrio salinarum DSM 9154:
- a CDS encoding LysR family transcriptional regulator has product MDLPSQMILFARVVETGSFSAAARSLGHTPSAVSRQIGHLEDQIGLRLLHRSQNGIVLTGEGEAFHERCRTVAEEVHAAEELLAGLGEVRGTLRVVSTVAFGKAQLLPVLPAFLEAYPDLRMDLELTDRHVDLATDQVDVAIRFGEQIDDPDAITRKLLPNERVICAAPSYIERYGRPETPADLVHHNCLGLTTVSSWNDWVFGPDSEQTLHVDGNLRANSADAIYHAALAGLGVARLSTYLIDNDLQSGRLVRLLPDYVQEAGSITAIFANRRNLAPKTRVFIDYLAERFVGRANPHTWEAMPDTKTPVKQKTT; this is encoded by the coding sequence ATGGATCTGCCCAGCCAAATGATTCTGTTCGCGCGCGTCGTCGAGACCGGCAGCTTCTCGGCGGCCGCCCGGTCGCTCGGCCATACGCCATCGGCCGTGAGCCGGCAGATCGGGCATCTCGAAGACCAAATCGGATTGCGGCTGCTCCACCGGAGTCAGAACGGCATCGTTCTGACGGGCGAAGGCGAGGCGTTCCACGAACGCTGCCGCACCGTGGCCGAGGAGGTGCACGCCGCCGAGGAATTGCTCGCCGGCCTGGGCGAGGTGCGCGGCACGCTACGGGTGGTGTCGACGGTTGCCTTCGGCAAGGCCCAGCTTTTGCCGGTCCTGCCTGCGTTTCTGGAGGCCTATCCCGACCTGCGTATGGACCTTGAGCTGACGGATCGGCACGTCGATCTTGCGACGGATCAGGTCGACGTAGCGATTCGGTTCGGCGAGCAGATCGATGATCCCGATGCGATCACCCGGAAGCTGCTTCCGAACGAGCGTGTGATTTGTGCCGCCCCCTCCTACATCGAGCGCTATGGCCGGCCGGAGACGCCGGCGGACCTCGTGCATCACAACTGCCTTGGCCTGACGACCGTGTCGTCTTGGAACGACTGGGTGTTTGGCCCGGACAGCGAACAGACGTTGCACGTCGACGGCAACTTGCGGGCCAATAGCGCGGACGCGATCTACCACGCAGCGCTCGCGGGTCTGGGGGTTGCGCGCTTGTCGACCTATTTGATCGACAATGACCTGCAGTCGGGCCGGCTTGTTCGGCTTTTGCCGGATTACGTCCAGGAGGCCGGTAGCATTACGGCGATCTTTGCCAACCGACGTAACCTAGCGCCCAAAACTCGGGTATTCATCGATTACTTGGCTGAACGGTTCGTCGGGCGGGCAAATCCCCACACCTGGGAGGCGATGCCCGATACGAAAACACCCGTGAAACAGAAAACAACCTGA
- a CDS encoding NAD(P)-dependent alcohol dehydrogenase: protein MSEAHGYAARSPESGLAPINFERRDLRADDVAIEIDYCGVCHTDIHFVQNDWGGTIYPVVPGHEIVGRVTAVGSSVSNFQPGDRVGVGCMVDSCRECSACEQGLEQYCQEGPVVTYNGHDRHDGSVTFGGYSDSIVVSDRFVVRVPDQLDMAQAAPLLCAGITTYSPLRHYGVKPGHKVGVVGMGGLGHMGIKFAKALGAEVTMFTRSESKAGEARRQGADHVVISTDEDQMANAAGTLDFILDTVPVQHDLNPYLQALTYDGTHILVGLLEPVDPPLQAGALVTQRRVLAGSLIGGMPETQEVLDFCAEHGVTCDIEMLDINNINDAYERVKRGDVKYRFVIDMATLKSTAT, encoded by the coding sequence ATGAGCGAAGCCCACGGCTATGCCGCGCGGTCGCCTGAGTCTGGCCTGGCGCCGATCAACTTCGAGCGCCGCGACCTGCGAGCCGATGACGTCGCGATCGAGATCGACTACTGCGGCGTCTGCCACACCGATATCCACTTCGTGCAGAACGACTGGGGCGGCACGATCTACCCGGTCGTGCCAGGCCACGAAATCGTCGGTCGGGTGACCGCGGTTGGCAGCTCGGTCAGCAACTTCCAGCCCGGCGATCGTGTCGGCGTCGGCTGCATGGTCGATTCCTGCCGCGAGTGTTCCGCTTGCGAGCAAGGGCTGGAGCAGTACTGCCAGGAAGGCCCTGTGGTGACCTACAACGGGCACGACCGCCATGACGGATCGGTCACCTTCGGCGGCTACTCCGACAGCATCGTCGTCAGCGACCGTTTCGTCGTGCGTGTACCCGATCAGCTCGATATGGCACAGGCCGCACCGCTGCTATGTGCCGGCATCACCACCTACTCCCCGCTGCGCCACTATGGCGTCAAACCGGGCCACAAGGTTGGCGTCGTCGGTATGGGCGGCCTTGGCCATATGGGCATCAAGTTCGCCAAGGCCCTAGGCGCCGAGGTCACGATGTTCACCCGCTCCGAAAGCAAGGCCGGCGAGGCCCGCCGCCAGGGCGCTGACCACGTCGTGATCTCGACCGATGAAGATCAGATGGCCAACGCGGCTGGGACGCTGGACTTCATCCTGGATACTGTCCCGGTCCAACACGACCTGAACCCCTATCTGCAGGCCCTGACCTACGACGGCACGCACATTCTAGTGGGCCTGCTCGAGCCTGTGGACCCCCCGCTGCAGGCCGGCGCCCTCGTGACCCAGCGGCGCGTGCTGGCCGGTTCGTTGATCGGCGGGATGCCAGAGACGCAGGAAGTCCTCGACTTCTGCGCCGAGCATGGCGTCACCTGCGATATCGAGATGCTCGACATCAACAACATCAACGACGCCTATGAGCGGGTGAAGCGCGGCGACGTGAAGTATCGCTTCGTCATCGACATGGCGACGCTGAAATCAACCGCGACGTAA
- a CDS encoding AraC family transcriptional regulator: protein MERVQHPRTRPAASDLADLIAPLVRADGYADTSLDGVRLMASHRPIPRTPLLYEPSIIVVAQGGKLGYLGERTIRYGPGTYLVQTLPLPFECETRASSDAPLLGVSVRIDPAMLNELASAGGPVDESQDQAMLSPMAAVTMSEEMHGAVARLLRALHDPVEARAMGEARIRDVIFAALQGAQGPALRALVFGEGNYARIVQALSFMHEAYNRDLSVEALAGRAYMSVSSFHHHFRAVAGTTPLQYLKKLRLIKARLLLCQDGQTVHRAAGAVGYRSVPQFSRDYKRTFGMPPSRERQEPEIVEAAS, encoded by the coding sequence ATGGAGCGCGTGCAACATCCCCGGACCAGGCCGGCGGCCAGCGATCTGGCGGACCTGATCGCGCCACTGGTGCGGGCAGACGGTTACGCCGACACCTCACTCGACGGCGTCCGGCTGATGGCCAGCCATCGGCCGATTCCGCGCACGCCGTTGCTCTACGAACCCAGTATCATCGTCGTGGCGCAGGGCGGAAAGCTTGGCTACCTGGGCGAGCGGACGATTCGTTACGGGCCTGGGACCTATCTGGTGCAGACGTTGCCGTTGCCGTTTGAATGCGAAACGCGCGCCTCGTCCGATGCACCGCTGCTCGGCGTATCGGTGCGGATCGACCCGGCGATGCTGAATGAACTGGCGTCGGCGGGCGGGCCGGTTGACGAGTCGCAAGATCAGGCAATGCTGTCGCCGATGGCCGCGGTGACAATGAGCGAGGAGATGCACGGGGCCGTCGCGCGGCTGCTGCGGGCGCTGCACGACCCGGTGGAGGCCCGAGCCATGGGCGAAGCCCGCATTCGCGACGTGATCTTCGCGGCGCTCCAGGGCGCCCAAGGGCCCGCGTTACGGGCGCTGGTGTTCGGCGAAGGTAACTATGCACGCATCGTGCAGGCGCTGTCGTTCATGCACGAGGCCTACAATCGCGATCTGTCGGTGGAGGCGCTGGCAGGCCGGGCCTACATGAGCGTGTCCTCTTTCCATCACCACTTCCGGGCGGTCGCGGGCACGACGCCGCTACAGTACTTGAAGAAGTTGCGCCTGATCAAAGCACGTCTGCTGCTGTGCCAGGACGGGCAGACAGTGCATCGCGCCGCTGGGGCGGTGGGCTACCGTAGCGTTCCCCAGTTCAGCCGCGACTACAAACGGACCTTTGGCATGCCGCCCTCGCGCGAACGGCAGGAGCCGGAAATCGTTGAGGCCGCCTCATAA
- a CDS encoding high-potential iron-sulfur protein: MKKEIPTSRRKFLSTAGTALAALGGAVVLARSKPARAQKAPKQSVQYQEEPKQNSKCANCNFFIQPESGEEMGSCQIVAGKISPNGWCNLWSAAS, translated from the coding sequence ATGAAAAAAGAGATTCCGACCAGCCGCCGTAAATTCTTAAGTACTGCCGGCACAGCGCTCGCGGCGCTCGGCGGCGCAGTGGTCCTGGCGCGCAGCAAGCCGGCACGGGCCCAGAAGGCACCGAAGCAATCTGTTCAGTATCAGGAAGAACCAAAACAGAACAGCAAGTGCGCTAACTGCAATTTCTTCATTCAACCAGAATCCGGCGAAGAGATGGGAAGCTGCCAGATCGTTGCCGGCAAGATCTCGCCGAACGGATGGTGCAATCTCTGGTCCGCGGCGAGCTGA
- a CDS encoding D-alanyl-D-alanine carboxypeptidase family protein produces the protein MCQRLVVRIAALALAALTLAAVPGPARAIETNAREAVVLDYATGTVLFAKHARRPMPPASMTKLMTAYVVFDRLSAGELTMQDTFRVSEKAWRKGGSKMFVEVGKEVSVENLLQGMLVQSGNDAAIVLAEGVAGSEAAFTDLMNAAAKRLNMPGTHFANANGWPNPKHRTSALGLARLARAIIQRFPDYYHRFFSQRSFTWNGIRQANRNPLLGKLQGVDGLKTGYTRNAGYGLTASAERNGRRVITVVNGLKRPEGRGRESARLISWAFRTFKSLRLFAVGETVDRASVWMGAQASIPLVSRQPVWAVVPTERLDELMVRVRYESPIPAPVDRDTQLATLEIEVPGRDARQIPLFASKRVEEVGTLGRVVSSLQYLLTGFP, from the coding sequence ATGTGCCAACGCCTGGTCGTACGGATCGCGGCGCTTGCCCTGGCCGCGCTGACCCTTGCCGCTGTGCCCGGCCCGGCCCGGGCAATCGAAACGAATGCGCGTGAGGCGGTTGTACTGGACTACGCGACCGGCACGGTGCTGTTCGCCAAGCACGCGCGCCGGCCGATGCCGCCGGCTTCGATGACCAAGTTGATGACCGCCTACGTCGTCTTCGACCGGTTGAGCGCCGGTGAGTTGACGATGCAGGACACCTTCCGCGTCTCCGAAAAGGCTTGGCGCAAGGGTGGCTCCAAGATGTTCGTCGAAGTCGGCAAGGAGGTCTCGGTCGAAAACCTGCTGCAGGGCATGCTGGTGCAGTCTGGCAACGACGCCGCGATCGTACTCGCCGAAGGGGTGGCCGGCAGCGAAGCCGCCTTCACCGATCTAATGAACGCTGCCGCCAAGCGGCTCAACATGCCGGGGACGCATTTCGCCAACGCTAACGGCTGGCCGAACCCCAAGCACCGGACCAGCGCGCTCGGTCTGGCCCGATTAGCGCGCGCGATCATCCAACGCTTTCCGGACTATTATCACCGTTTCTTCTCCCAGCGGAGCTTCACCTGGAACGGTATCCGACAGGCCAACCGGAACCCACTGCTGGGCAAACTGCAGGGCGTCGACGGACTGAAGACCGGCTATACGCGCAACGCCGGCTATGGCCTGACCGCTTCGGCCGAGCGCAATGGACGCCGGGTCATCACGGTGGTCAACGGCCTTAAGCGCCCCGAAGGGCGTGGCCGGGAGAGTGCACGCCTGATCTCCTGGGCCTTCCGCACGTTCAAGTCGCTGAGACTGTTCGCGGTAGGCGAAACCGTTGACCGCGCGTCGGTTTGGATGGGCGCGCAAGCCAGCATCCCGCTGGTCAGCCGCCAGCCCGTCTGGGCCGTAGTGCCCACTGAACGGCTGGACGAGCTCATGGTGCGGGTGCGCTACGAGTCCCCCATCCCGGCCCCTGTCGACCGCGATACACAATTAGCCACACTGGAAATCGAGGTGCCCGGCCGAGACGCACGGCAGATTCCTCTCTTTGCCAGCAAGCGAGTCGAGGAGGTCGGGACGCTCGGACGCGTGGTGAGCAGTCTCCAATACCTCTTGACCGGATTTCCCTAA
- a CDS encoding TrkH family potassium uptake protein, with translation MPRLQPVGFLISLLLASLSVAMLIPAAVDLAYGNPDWHSFLVAAAVTLSVAGMGGLTTRGGPLEIGVRQAFVLTATAWIATAVFAALPLSFSSLGLSYTDALFEAMSGLTTTGSTVLTGLDTMPPGLLLWRSLLQWMGGIGIIVLGMAILPFLRVGGMQLFHTESSDRSDKVLPRPGQIATAIGSVYLALTAACTLAYIAAGMSGFDAINHAMTTVATGGYSTSDGSLGTWREPAVHWIATVFMLAGSLPFALYVRTLQRRPDSLFRDSQVRVFLAVLAAIVAGLALWLSASGQASGMDAVRLAAFNVVSVATTTGYAVADYGQWGGFAVALFFVLTFVGGCTGSTAGGIKIFRFEILVRMVSRLMAGLQTPHRIYPLTYRSVPLSDDVTTGVIAFFTFFIGTFGILALALGFFGMDFTTALSGAATAIANVGPGLGERIGPAGNFADLPDTVKWLLAAGMLIGRLEVFTLFVLFTPAFWRA, from the coding sequence ATGCCACGTCTCCAACCCGTCGGGTTTCTGATCAGCCTGCTTCTGGCAAGCTTGTCCGTGGCGATGCTGATCCCTGCGGCGGTTGATCTCGCCTATGGCAACCCGGACTGGCACAGCTTCCTGGTCGCCGCTGCGGTGACGTTGTCGGTGGCCGGCATGGGCGGACTTACGACACGCGGCGGACCGCTCGAGATCGGAGTGCGACAGGCATTCGTCCTAACCGCCACGGCCTGGATCGCGACCGCCGTGTTCGCGGCCCTGCCGCTCAGCTTCTCCTCGCTCGGGCTGAGCTACACCGATGCCCTGTTCGAAGCGATGTCGGGGCTGACCACGACCGGATCGACGGTACTGACCGGCCTCGACACCATGCCGCCCGGCCTTCTGCTCTGGCGCTCGCTGCTGCAATGGATGGGCGGGATCGGCATCATCGTGCTGGGGATGGCGATCCTCCCCTTCCTGCGGGTCGGGGGGATGCAGTTGTTCCACACCGAGTCCTCCGACCGTTCGGACAAGGTTCTGCCGCGCCCAGGCCAAATTGCCACAGCGATCGGCTCGGTCTACCTCGCACTTACCGCGGCCTGCACCTTGGCCTATATCGCCGCCGGCATGAGCGGGTTCGACGCCATCAATCATGCCATGACAACGGTCGCGACCGGCGGCTATTCGACCTCCGACGGGTCGCTCGGCACCTGGCGGGAACCGGCAGTCCACTGGATCGCGACGGTGTTCATGCTGGCCGGCAGCCTGCCATTCGCACTTTATGTCCGCACGCTCCAGCGCCGGCCCGACAGCCTGTTCCGCGACAGTCAGGTGCGCGTCTTCCTGGCCGTGCTGGCCGCGATCGTGGCGGGACTAGCGCTCTGGCTTTCCGCCTCCGGTCAGGCGAGCGGCATGGATGCGGTACGGCTTGCCGCCTTCAACGTCGTGTCTGTGGCGACCACGACCGGCTACGCCGTTGCCGATTACGGCCAGTGGGGCGGCTTCGCGGTGGCACTTTTCTTCGTGCTGACCTTCGTTGGCGGCTGCACCGGATCGACCGCCGGCGGGATCAAGATCTTCCGGTTCGAGATCCTGGTGCGCATGGTCTCCCGGCTGATGGCTGGACTGCAGACTCCCCACCGCATCTACCCCCTGACCTATCGCTCGGTGCCGCTGAGCGACGACGTCACCACCGGCGTGATCGCTTTCTTTACCTTCTTCATCGGTACCTTTGGGATTCTGGCGCTCGCACTTGGCTTCTTCGGTATGGATTTCACGACCGCCCTCAGCGGTGCCGCCACGGCGATCGCCAACGTCGGACCGGGGCTGGGCGAACGGATCGGCCCGGCGGGCAACTTCGCAGACCTCCCCGACACGGTGAAATGGCTGCTCGCCGCCGGCATGCTGATCGGCCGGCTCGAGGTGTTCACCCTGTTCGTTCTGTTCACCCCCGCTTTTTGGCGCGCCTAG